From Musa acuminata AAA Group cultivar baxijiao chromosome BXJ3-8, Cavendish_Baxijiao_AAA, whole genome shotgun sequence, one genomic window encodes:
- the LOC135644249 gene encoding GDSL esterase/lipase At1g71250-like translates to MANIMLLMTAITILLATRKTEGAQVPAMFVFGDSMVDPGNNNDLLTVAKANYYPNGIDFAIGTTGRYCNGGTVVDHLGKIPHEHAITALIKLASKFNMNVSVSLRCLWFTFGNLLGLPLIPPFNSPTTTGSNILRGVNYGSAASGILWDTGLIYGDVFTLDEQIQNLKITLQQLHLLLGNGTADFLARSLFFVGMGANDYINNYLHPLPRKSRTYTPVAFTQLLIHEYRRQLEDLHDLGARKILVAGVPPLGCTPNQIGGSNDSRGECIRSSNTLAVQFNSQVKLLVHQLNTTLPGSSLLFWDTYSLIHNIIDNYLLYGDPLLLYLSTSFLLLRPVSFACWLSDDSWVIAGFKYPNKACCGVGRSKGQVMCLPLLPLECRNRSEYIFWDPYHATDALNAIAAKDAYQGTLHLTFPINVEQLVRS, encoded by the exons ATGGCTAACATCATGCTCCTTATGACTGCTATTACAATCCTCTTAGCCACCAGAAAAACTGAGGGTGCTCAAGTTCCTGCCATGTTCGTGTTTGGTGATTCAATGGTAGATCCTGGAAATAACAATGATCTTTTAACCGTGGCAAAGGCTAATTACTATCCTAACGGTATCGATTTTGCGATCGGAACCACAGGACGATACTGCAATGGAGGCACTGTGGTGGATCATTTAGGTAAGATTCCACATGAGCATGCTATTACAGCATTGATTAAGCTAGCTTCAAAGTTCAACATGAATGTCTCTGTTTCATTGAGATGTTTATGGTTCACTTTTG GCAATCTTTTAGGGCTTCCTTTGATCCCTCCATTCAACAGTCCTACCACCACTGGATCCAACATTCTTAGAGGAGTGAACTATGGATCTGCTGCCTCTGGAATCCTTTGGGACACAGGATTAATATAT GGAGATGTCTTCACATTGGATGAACAAATCCAAAACTTGAAGATAACACTCCAACAACTGCACCTGCTTCTGGGGAATGGGACTGCAGATTTCCTAGCCAGATCTCTCTTCTTCGTTGGCATGGGAGCTAATGACTACATCAACAACTACTTGCATCCTCTACCTCGGAAGTCCAGGACGTACACCCCGGTTGCCTTTACCCAGTTACTCATACACGAGTACAGAAGGCAGCTTGAG GATCTACATGACTTGGGTGCAAGAAAAATTCTCGTCGCTGGAGTTCCACCACTCGGTTGTACTCCAAACCAGATAGGCGGCTCCAATGACAGCAGAGGAGAGTGCATCAGATCGAGCAATACACTGGCGGTGCAGTTCAATTCCCAGGTTAAACTGTTGGTCCATCAGCTGAACACAACACTTCCGGGATCCTCTTTACTCTTCTGGGACACCTACAGCCTCATCCACAACATCATTGACAATTACTTACTCTATGGTGATCCTCTATTACTCTACTTATCCACTtcgtttcttcttcttcgtcctgTGAGCTTTGCTTGCTGGCTCAGTGATGATTCATGGGTGATTGCAGGGTTCAAGTACCCGAACAAGGCTTGTTGTGGTGTAGGTCGATCGAAGGGGCAAGTGATGTGCCTGCCATTGTTGCCTTTGGAGTGCCGTAATCGATCAGAGTACATATTTTGGGATCCATATCATGCTACCGACGCACTGAACGCCATTGCAGCCAAAGATGCATACCAAGGAACCTTGCATCTCACTTTTCCTATCAATGTGGAACAGCTTGTTCGGAGCTAA